Proteins from a genomic interval of Syngnathus typhle isolate RoL2023-S1 ecotype Sweden linkage group LG15, RoL_Styp_1.0, whole genome shotgun sequence:
- the LOC133167734 gene encoding 52 kDa repressor of the inhibitor of the protein kinase-like yields MQNYCAAPNCTSVKSDSYSLFRFPLDAERCKTWVEKCQREDLMDKSPEHLFRFYRLCAKHFETSDDSNELITVIKDDTIPTIFEETNKLPNIQVKRSKELEEDMKPRERKKMKTSEDEVDDEEANTPPKEDTYKDYLRSLFEALVMLGEQNIPVTRPDSIKQDTVGLNNFEALLEYRMSCGDEAMTKYNATSSSLQLQQLIEVCERCIRRKVIEEVKENGFFSLITDELVKILDEWYLPVFLRYVDDSNFQRERFVGFLSVDGDADILAEKLLSEIINEWGLKMELCRAQAHSCSGAHLDKIKAFAAKISEKYPLVMLTIRPTQALNIALASGMALSGVQLVVCTLKKIQSFFNQSPLLRLELEHAVSVIYPDKEEKVKELKEICGTSWTRRHDAFEVTLELLEALLLCVDGVHDNEDLRWSDQITYSALEISKALADFEFIMALVVLKNTMILLRAFGKNIEGEANDVYFAAGSVKAVLHSLKEVADNLDVYHEFWTEEAVNLAAAMEIPVELPRSLLRKNPADLATLQPENYYKEHLSLPVVNHTLKEVSELFSDDHLKALRCLSLVPFVVELHKSGQPEEENMLVFKNDIPSPGSLTAELHCWSVKWNKKGKGEVLLSSLQETLQQADVKFFPNMLAVLRLLGVLPTLALDITCDTGYKRFKMYMQNTPDAEKSKSLALLNINNDVGYDLDSMVELFVKTYPVGDDA; encoded by the exons ATGCAGAATTACTGTGCCGCTCCCAACTGTACTAGTGTAAAATCGGACTCGTACTCACTTTTTAGATTTCCGCTTGACGCAGAAAG GTGTAAAACGTGGGTGGAAAAATGTCAGCGAGAAGACCTAATGGACAAATCACCAGAACATCTCTTCAGATTCTATCGACTTTGTGCAAAGCATTTTGAAACGTCTGATGATAGT AATGAACTTATTACAGTGATAAAGGATGACACCATACCAACTATCTTTGAAGAGACCAACAAACTTCCAAATATACAAGTGAAGCGCAGTAAAGAGCTG GAAGAAGACATGAAGCCCAGGGAAAGAAAAA AAATGAAAACCTCTGAAGATGAAGTGGACGATGAGGAGGCAAACACACCTCCAAAAGAAGACACATACAAAGACTATCTCAGGTCTTTATTTGAAGCTCTTGTAATGTTAGGAGAGCAAAACATTCCTGTGACCAGGCCCGATAGTATCAAACAGGACACTGTCGGATTAAACAACTTTGAGGCGTTGCTTGAGTATCGCATGAGTTGCGGGGATGAGGCCATGACGAAATATAACGCAACTAGCTCATCACTTCAGCTTCAACAACTGATCGAAGTGTGCGAGAGATGCATCCGAAGGAAGGTGATTGAGGAAGTGAAAGAAAATGGCTTCTTCTCACTCATTACTGATGAGCTGGTGAAGATTTTGGATGAGTGGTACCTCCCTGTTTTCCTGCGCTATGTAGATGATTCAAACTTCCAGCGGGAGAGGTTTGTGGGGTTCTTGTCTGTTGACGGGGATGCGGATATTTTAGCGGAGAAACTTCTGTCTGAAATTATCAACGAATGGGGGTTGAAGATGGAGCTGTGTAGAGCGCAAGCCCACTCGTGTTCGGGAGCACACTTGGATAAAATCAAAGCATTTGCCGCCAAAATAAGCGAGAAGTATCCATTGGTCATGCTCACGATTCGACCTACTCAAGCCTTGAACATAGCACTTGCCAGTGGTATGGCTTTGTCGGGGGTTCAGCTTGTCGTGTGTACCCTGAAAAAAATCCAGTCTTTCTTCAACCAATCCCCTTTACTACGTCTGGAACTGGAGCACGCCGTTTCGGTTATCTATCCAGACAAAGAGGAGAAGGTCAAAGAACTGAAAGAGATTTGTGGCACTAGTTGGACCAGAAGACACGATGCATTTGAGGTGACACTGGAGCTTCTTGAAGCTTTGCTGCTTTGTGTGGACGGCGTACATGACAATGAAGACTTACGCTGGAGTGACCAGATCACGTATAGCGCCTTGGAGATCTCAAAAGCTCTGGCTGACTTTGAGTTCATTATGGCTTTGGTTGTGCTGAAAAACACCATGATACTTTTGAGGGCATTCGGTAAGAACATTGAAGGGGAAGCGAATGATGTCTATTTTGCCGCTGGCAGCGTAAAAGCCGTGTTGCACTCTCTGAAGGAAGTGGCCGACAATCTTGACGTGTACCATGAGTTCTGGACTGAAGAGGCGGTTAACCTCGCTGCCGCGATGGAGATCCCGGTGGAGCTTCCTCGGTCGCTGTTGAGGAAGAATCCGGCCGACCTGGCAACCCTTCAGCCAGAGAATTACTACAAGGAGCATCTTTCTCTTCCTGTGGTGAACCATACGCTCAAAGAAGTCAGCGAACTCTTCAGCGATGACCACCTAAAAGCACTAAGATGTTTGTCACTGGTCCCTTTTGTAGTCGAACTCCACAAGTCCGGACAACCTGAAGAAGAAAACATGTTAGTGTTTAAAAACGACATCCCCAGCCCAGGTTCACTCACCGCTGAGCTACATTGTTGGTCAGTGAAAtggaataaaaaagggaaaggaGAAGTGTTGCTCAGCAGTCTGCAAGAAACGCTTCAGCAGGCTGACGTGAAGTTCTTCCCAAACATGCTCGCAGTGCTGAGACTACTGGGCGTCCTGCCGACTTTAGCTCTAGATATCACTTGTGATACGGGGTACAAGCGCTTCAAAATGTACATGCAGAACACCCCCGACGCAGAAAAATCAAAGAGTCTGGCTCTTCTGAACATAAACAATGACGTGGGATATGATTTGGATTCAATGGTTGAACTCTTCGTAAAGACATATCCTGTCGGCGATGATGCTTGA